A window of Candidatus Thermoplasmatota archaeon genomic DNA:
CCAGGCTGATCCAGTGCATGTCCGGCGAGGCGCGCCATGGGGCTTCATCTTCTCCCTGGGCGGCGCCGTCCCGGACGGACGGCCGAGGCCGACCTCCGCCATCGCGAGGGCCGCGCCGGTCCGGGCCGGTCGGAGGGCAATGACGTCCGCCACGCTCCGGATGCGCGCTTCGATGCCCGATCCCCGTCCTCCTTGACATGGCCGCGATGGGTGAGCGTCGCGAACGCTCCCGAGCCGATGCGCTCATCCACCGCGCGCCCGCTCGGCCCCGCATGTCCGCTCCCCCGTCACGCCTCGCGATCGTCGGCGTCTCGTTGCTCGTGCTCACCGGTTTCCTCGCCGTCGCGAGCGGGATCCTCTTCATCGTCCGCGACGAGCCGTTCACGGGCCCTGGGGGCGAAGCCGACGACCTCGGCGTGACCGCGGCCGAAGTGGAGGCGTTCTCGCCGCACGTCGCCGAGGCGCTTCGCACGCTCCACAAGGAGCTGGGCTACGTCAGCCTCGGCTGGGGCGTTTTCGTCGCGGGGCTCGCGATCGCGTGGCATGCGACCCGCGCGAACGCGGTGCGGCTCGCCCTCTGGGCGGGCGCGGTTCCGACGCTGTTGCTGACGGTCGCGCGCAACGCGTCGACGGGTCGGGAGATCCTGCACGTGGGCACGCTTGCCGCCCTCGCGGCCTTCGCGCTGTTCGCGATCGGGATGGCGCTCACCTACGTCGCGCCATCGCCGAGCGCGACGCCGCCGCGCGCGCCGGCTTAGCGCTTCGCCGACTTCTTCGAGGACGTCCTGGAGCGCCGCGCCACGCCCGCCCTCTTCGCTTCTTTGGGCCCTTGAGCTCGCGCGTAGGCGAGACCCTGCGCGAGCCAAGCCCGGAGCGTCGCGTCCTTCGTCCACGCGGGGGCTTCGACCTCGATGAAACCCGGCATCGGCCGCTTCGTGAAATCCATCGGTCGGGTGTGCGGCTTCGCGAGGGCCTCGTCCTGGTCCGCGGGATCGATGCGCACCATGAGACGGTCCTTGATGATGCCCGCGAACATCCGACCGTCGACCATGAACGCGACGCCGCCGAACATCTTCTTCGACGTGATGCCGCGCTCGCGGGACGTCGCGGCGCGGATCGCCATCACGAGGACTTCATTGTAGGGCATCGAGGGGCGGATGGACCGGCGCGACGATCAATCCGCCCCCCGACGCCTCAGAATGTCCGTTCGCCGGACGGAGGCCCCGTCGGATCCGACGAGTGGTAGAGCTTGTCGACGCTCGCGCGGCGCCTCGGCGTCGGCCTTCGGCTCCTTCTCCCATCCCATCGCGTCACGAGCGGCTTCTGGATGTGCCCGTTCGGTCGTTTCAACGGCGCGTCTAGTGACGATGTTGGATGGTTCAAGGGTCTCGCCAAAGTGCTTGATAACCCCGAGCGCGAAGACGGATGCAGGTGCGTGCATGGAACTCGAGTGCCTCCAATGCGGCGTGCGGATGGCCCACTGGGACGAGCGACGACACGCCGTCCCGCCCGTCGCCGCCCTCTGCTCGACGTGCTCGCATCCCGCGTGGCGCAAACCCGGGGCCTGGCGGGGCCCCTGACCTGCTGGCTGCAACGACTGTCCAGCCGGGCCCCGGAACGCCTCCAGTCCGACGTGACGAAGCCCCCCAACATTGAAGTGGGTCCCGGGGGACTCACCCGGGGGAGGCTCCCATGTCCGGTCGCACGTTCCTCACGCTGACCTTCGCATCGATCCTTGTCGCCGCCGCGTTCGCCGCGCCGCTTGCGGGCGGGCATCCGGGCCGCGTGGCCTTCGAGGCGGCCGAGCCGCCGAATCCCCATCAGAAGACCTGCATCCCGGAAGCGCTCGCGAACGACGAGGCGGGCGGGGCGTGCCCGAGACTTCCCTTCGTCTCCATGCACCAACCCATGATCCCTCCCGAGGGGCACACCATCCTCGATGCCTTCGCCTACGCGCCGCTTGCGCCGCTGCAGAATCCCGCGGCCGGCCGCGAACCGACGAGCTTCGTCGCCTCCCTCGACCGCGCATCGAACGGCGACCTTCCGCCAATCCTCCTTCCCGGCATCAACGCGTTTCGCGCATGGTATGGTCTCTGGCAGGACACGAACGGCGACCGCGTCCTCGACGTCCGTGTGCGGCCGACGAGCGTGAACAACGCGCCGCCGGAAGCGCCCCCGGTGAATCCGAGCTACGCCGGCATCGAACCCGGCAACGAGTACGTGCCCGCCGACCAGGCCCTTCCCGGGTTCAAGGACCTCTACGCCTTCATCGAGCCCGGGAGCCGACCGCCGCTCACCTCCGAGGCCGCCCGGACCACCTCCACGGAGTACGACTTCAAGTACGCGGTGGCGGGCAGCTATTACGACCGCCAATACCGATCAAGCACCTTCGTGCCGATGCTCGACGGTTCGCTTCTCGAGCCCATCGTCGTCGAAAGCGTCAGCGACCTCGTCCTGATCACGGATGAGAACACGGGCAAGCCCTACCGCGTCGGCCCCTCCGGTCTCGTGGACATCGATCGGTACGTCGCGCTGAACGGCATCGTGACGACGGTGTACCAGGCGACGGCCGCGCCCGTCGTCCGCGCCGTCGCGACGCCCTCCACGGGCATGTGCCCCAATGCGTGCGTCTTCCCGCCCTTGCCGGTTCCCGTACCGGGGGGAATCATGGGCGCCGCCTTCGGGAAGTACGAACACGAGGTCGATCCCGCGCTCGCGTCCGACCCGCGCCGCGCGAGCACGGCGTCGGGGCGCCTCGACGACTACCAGTCCGCCTACCGCGGCTGGGTGGACGTCCTGGCAACGTACTCGTTCGGGGCCGCATCCACCTCGCCGAGCGTCCTCAAGAAGAACATGCCCTTGCCGGGCCGGGGCGAGGAGGGCGGCGTGGCGGTCCTCCCCGGAACGCTCGTCAGCATCGAGGCGTGGTCCGGCGTCTGGAAGGATCACAACCGTGACGGATACGTCGGCGCCGTCGACGTCGCCGACCCCCACGAGGACGGGAACCACCCGCAGGCGGACCGGTACCGCGACCACCTGGGGGAATTCCTGAAGTGGGGCGTCGTGGACGAGGCTGGGAAAAACGCAGCGCTCTTCGTGACCCTCACGCCGGATTCGACTTGGGGGGATCTCGGAGTCCACATGTGGAGCGAAGGCGGGTATCCTTCGACGGACACGTCGCGCTGCACCACCCTCCCGAACGGCGGGCGTACCTGCGAATACCTTACCGAAAACACCTGGTGGCGCGACGACCGCGCGATCCGCATGCAGCTCGGAGCGTATACCGGAGAGACCGGTCACTGGAAGGGGGTCCATTATCTGTGGTTCCCCGAAGGGACCCTGGAGACCGGTTTCACCCTCTGCACGGAGCTCCGATATGTCGTGTATGAAGAAGCCGGCGTCACGAACCCGGACCCCGTCCGGGACTGCGACTACGTCGAGCGCCTCGCGCGATAGGGTGCCGCCCTCCACCGGGGAAGGGTCTACCACAACAGCTTTAGCGCCCCCGAGGCGATGCCCGCGGCATGGCCGCCCGCTTCCTGGTCGCCCTCACGCTCCTTGCCGCCCCCGTCCTGGCCGGCTGCATCGGCGCCAAGACCGACATCCCCGGAAATGACGACCCGATCATCCCGACGGGGCTCTTCGCCTCGAACGAGAGCCTGTGGCTCGATCCGCAGGACGCGCCCCACCCGGCGTTCAACTTCCCGACGCTCGCGAACCCGCCGCTCAACGGGTCGGACTATCCCGACTTCTGGAAGCCCGTCCCGATGGCGCCCATCCCCGCGACGATCAAGGGCCTCAAGCCCGTCGCCCGCGCCGCGGACGCGGGCTCGAAGCAGGCAGGCGGCATCGCGGTGTTCGGAAGCCTCGTCGTCAAGCCGGGCTTCGGCCGCGACGCGCAGACGGCCGTGATCGACATCTCGGACCCGATGGCGCCCCAGGTCCTCTCGACGATGGACGTCCAGACGCGCGGCGCGGGCATCATCGCCTACCCGAACGGTCGCCTCCTGACCGTCCTCTCGACGAGCCAGAACATCCTCGTCTACGACATCACGGACCCCACCTCGCCGAAGCAGCTCCCGAGCCTCGAGTCCCCGACGGGCTCGCACAAGCTCGGCGTCGTCCCCGGCACGCCGATCGTGTACAACGCGAACAGCAACGGCGGCGGCGGCGCGACGGGCAACTTCCTCGACCCGACCGCGAATGTCGGCTCGGGCAACGGCCAGACGGAGATCTACGATCTCTCGAACCCGGACGCTGACGCCTTCGAGCCGATCATCTTCAAGAACGGCTACGGGTGCCACCACATCTACTTCTGGATCACGGCCGAGAAGCAGCGCGCGCTCTGCGCGGGCCTGCAGTACACGCAGATCTGGGACATCGCGAACCCGCTCGAGCCCAAGGTCATCGTGAGCATCCCCGTCCACCACGGCGTGAACCCGGTCCCCGCGGTGAGCGCGGTGCCCGTCATGTTCAGCCACTCGGCGATGTACAATGACGACGGCACGGTCCTCGTCGTGGGCGACGAGATGATGGGCGGCGGCACCGCGGAGTGCGTCGGCGTCGGCACGCCCGCGACCCAGGTCTCGGGCCCGATGGGCGCGCTCTGGTTCTACGACGTCAAGGACGAGAAGAACCCGAAGCTCCTCGGCTGGTTCAGCCCGCCCCCGTTCCGCGCGACGAACCCCGGCCCCATGACGGCCGGCTGTACGGCGCACCACGGCCGCCTCGTCCCGGACCCCGAGGGCAAGAAGGACCTGATGGTGTTCGCGTTCTACGGCGCGGGCACGGTGCTCGTGGACTTCACGAACCCCACGACGCCCAAGATGCTCGACCAGCACAATGCCGGCACGAACACCTGGGAATCCTGGTACGTGAACGGCTGGATCGTGACCGGCGACCTCGCGAAGGGCGTCGAGATCCTGCAGCTCGAGTGATCGGGCCGCATCGCCATCCCCGACCCGGGATCGACGTTCCGGCGCTCGCCGCGCCCCGCGCGGCGAGCCCTCGACGTCTTCGCGGGCCGGGGCCCTCTCCTTCTTGCTTCCCGAGGCTGGGCGCCGGCTCGGCCGCGGGCGATCGGCGCCCGTCATCGAAGTGTCGGCGCAAGCCGTGAAGCGGACGGGGGTCGCGACCCGCCTCGATGCGCGCGATGGACCTCGTCTTCCTGCTCGGGCGACTGCTCTTCGGCGGCTTCTTCCTGCTCAGCGCGGTCAACCACTTCGCGGGGACGCGGACCCTCGCGTCCGTCGCCGAATCCTCCGGCGTCCCCTTTCCCACGTTCGCGGTCATCGCGACGGGCGGCATCCTCCTCCTGGGGTCGATCAGCGTGACGCTCGGGATCCTCCCCCGGCTCGGGCTCGCGCTCATCGGCATCTTCCTCTGGGCCGTCACCCCGATCATGCACGCGTTCTGGATGATCGACGATCCCCAGCAGGCGATGCTGCAGACGATCCTGTTCCTCCGCAACGTCGCGCTGTTCGGCGCCGTCCTCGCGCTCGCCGCGATGCCGACCCCTTGGCCCCTCAGCGTCGGAAGCCACCTCGCGAAGGGCCGCGAGGAGCGACGCGTCGGCCGGTACGTTTGACGCCGTCGCCATGACGGCCGCAAGCGGCCGCGGGGGGCGTTTCCGCCCCGCCACCTTCATGAGGCGGACGCGAGAGAGAACGGGGCATGGGCCGCGCCGACCCCGGCTGGACGATGCTCGTCTTCGCCGTCGGCCTCATCCTGCTCTTCGTCCTCGTCCTGGTCTCGATGACGGACGACGGGCGCGCGGCCTACGAGGAAGGGATGCGCGCCGCGCGCCGCCTCGCGCGCGGCCCGTGATCGGGAAAAGCCGGGACGCGGCCCGGCCGATCGAGCCGCTTCACATGCGCGGCCAGTTCAGGTTGTGGGCCTGGTTGACCTGATTGAGAAGCTCGTTCGAGCTCTCGAAGCGATCCTTCTGGACGGGCTGGAGCGCGTCGCGGATCGTGACGGTCTTGCCCTCGGCGACCTCGACCGTCGTGTTGCCCTTCTTGTTGATGATCTCCTGCTTGGTCGTCGGGAACTGGATGTCCGTCAGAGCCTGCTTCACGCGGTCGGCGTATTGCTTGGGTTCCATGGTGGATTCCCTCCAGAAACCCGGAGGGGGATCCGGTTGGCCATTGTGGAACGTTTGCCGCATCGGACGGGGGGGGTCCGCACGGTTCAAGGGCGCCGCCGTTGTTGGTCGCGCATGGACCCCGCTTCGCTCCCCATCGTCGTCCGCGAGATGCCCTTCCGGCGGACGAGCGTGGAGGCCGACGGCGTCCGGCTGAACGTCGTCGACGACGGACCTCGCGACGCCCCGACGCTGCTCGCCCTCCACGGCAATCCGACGTGGTCGTTTCTCTGGAGGAAACTCATCGCGCGCGGCCTCGCCGAAGGGTACCGTGTCGTCGCGCCGGACCTTGCCGGCTTCGGGCTGTCCGACAAGCCGCGCGATCCGCGGTACTATGGGCTCGCGCGGCACGTCGCCAACGTCCGCCGGGTCGTCGAATCGCTTGACGTCCGCCGCGCGACGCTCGTTCTCCACGATTGGGGCGGGCCCGTCGGCATGGGCCTCGCCGTGGCCGCGCCCGAGCGAGTGGAGCGTCTCGTGATCGCGAATACGCTCGCCTTCGCGCCGAAGTCCGAGCGATCCCTCAGCGCCTGGCACGCCTTCTTCGCCTCGCGGCCGGGCGCCGCGCTTGGTCGACGTTTCAACCTGGTCGCCAGGACGGCGTTCGCTTTCGGGGCGCGCAGGAGGCTTGATCCCGACGTCCTCGAGGCCTATCTCGCGCCGCTTCGCGACCCGGGAGCCCGGCTCGCGGCTTCGCGCTTCGTCCAGATGGTTCCGGATGGGCCCAGCCACCCCGAGGCCTCCACGCTGGCGGGCTACGAGGCCGATTATCCGAAGCTCGCATCGAAGCCTGTGCTCGTGCTCTGGGCGGACCGGGACCCGGTCATGCCGGCGAGGCTCGCCGAGCGATGGAGGCGCGATTTTCCGAACGCCGTCGTGCGACACGTCTCGCGGACCGCGGGCCACTTCTGGCAGGAGGACGATCCCGCGCCGTTCCACGACGCCATCTTCGCGTGATCAGGCCTTGCGGTCGACGGGAGCCCCTTCGACCGCGATGCGGACGAGCCCTTCTTTCTGAAGCTCCGCCGCGCGGACCGCCAGGGGACGCGCTTCGCGTCGCATCCGCTCGTATTCGGCGAGCAGGGCCCGGATCATCTCCGGATTGTTCGTGTGGAGGATCGCGTCTTCCTGGTCCGCGAGCGCTTCGACGCTCGGGGAATCCGGCAATGCCCCTTTCCTCAACGCGAGGAAGGCTTCGCGGTCGTCATAGATCCAGAACCGGAGCGGACCGGGGTCGTCGAGGTGGGCGATGTCCCACGATCCCGGGATGGACCCGTCGCGGGCGTAGGCGTCGAGCTCCTCGACCCTCGTGAACCGATGGATCGACGCGATCACCATGTCCGGCCTGTCGTGGAAGATCCCGAAGAAGTCCTTGAAGAATCCGCGGCGCGTGTCGGGAGGATTCTGGCGCACGAACGTCATCCTCCGCGCCCCGCGATCGATGATATCGAGATTGGCCGAAAGGACCTCGGCCCGTGATCGCAGCACGCGCGAGAAGTATCGGGGCTCGGGTCCCCCCTCGATCGTCTCCGCCGTGAGGATCTTGGATCGGAACCACAGCGTCTCGACCAACGCATGGATGACCTGGACGATGCCGCGGTGGTCCGTGTGGATCCCCACGTCCTTGCCCGTCGCAAGGCTGGCGTCGTCGGGCGCGAAGTTCACGACGAAGGCCTTCGAGCGGTCGACGATCACGATCTTCGACTTGAGGCCCATGTCCTCGGCATCGTGGGCCCGGACGCGCCACGAGATTCCCGGGAGCAGCTCAGCGAGCGCAGCGAACCCGCGGACGGGCGGAACGAGAACGCGAACCTCGACCTTCCGGCCGACGAGGTCCATGAGGACATCGCGGTGGGCCCGAGCGCGCTCCGCGAAACCCGGCGTCGCGAGGATGAGGACCTCCACCTTCGCAGAGGTCAGGATCTGCTCGGCGGTCTTGAGGACATTCTTGCGCCCGCGGACGACGTTCACGGCTCCCTTGTCGGAAACCTCAGACTCGCCGACGATCCGGAAGGCCGAGGCGAGCTCCGGGGCGTCTCGATCGAGCGAGGCGAGCTCGCGCGCTTTCTCAACGCGGAGGCGCTCGAGATAGGATTCGAGCGGGATGGGGTTGTACCGGCGCGGATGCTCCGGCAGGATGCCGGCGAGACCCTTCTCGTGCAGCTGGTCGAGGGCGGCGTAGACCTTCGCGCTCGGCACGCGGCCAAGGGTTGCGATGTCGCGGGCCGTCGCGGTTCCGAGGTCGAGCAGCGCGAGATAGCAGCGGGCGCCATATTCGGACAAGCCGAGGCGCTGAAGCGACGCAATCCGCTCTGACGTGACCGGCACGACCCTGAACCTTCCCACCCAACAGCACGCCTTGAGCCTGCATAATCTATTTGGGCCGGCCGTCAAGCCGCGCGCCGCGTGGCGGGTTTCGGGGAGGGATCCCCACCCTTATAAGGGAAGGAACGACGAATGAGGGGCCATGCGCGCACCGGAGAGGGGGACGTGAAAGGGCTCGTCCTCTCGGGCGGCGGGGGACGCGGCGCCTACGAGTACGGCGTGTACAGCGCGCTCGCCGACCGCGGCATCGCGTTCGACGTCATCTCCGGCACGAGCGTGGGCGCCATCACGGCGGCGTTCATCGCGAGCGGCGTCGAGCACGCGCGCATCGAGGCCCTGTGGCGCGCCATGGGGGCGTTCCGCGTCGCGCAGCCGCGAAGCGACGTGTGGACGCTCCCGCGGTGGACGAACCTGCTCGACACGCGACCCCTGCGCCGGTTCCTCGAGGACAACCTGGACCTCGAGGCCGTGCGAACGAGCCCCACGCAGCTGCGCTTCACGGCGGTCGACGTCGACACCGGCGAGCTGACCGTGTTCCGCAACCGCGACGTCACGATCGACCACCTCCTCGCCTCGAGCGCCATCCCGATCCTCTTCCCGATGGTCGAGGTCGACGGTCGCCACTACTGGGACGGCGGCGCGGTCGCGAACACGCCCATCGGTCCCGCGATCGAGGCGGGCGCGACGGAGATCTACACCGTGCTGCTTTCGCCCATGGCCTCGAAGCCGCTCACGCCGCCCGAGAACCTGTGGGAGGCCATCACGCGGCTTTCGGAGCTGAGGATGCTCGGGAACCTCAAGGAGGACATCAAGCAGGCGAAGGCCGTGAACCGCATCATCGCGCGCGGCTTCGCGGACCCCAATTGGAGACACGTG
This region includes:
- a CDS encoding TfoX/Sxy family protein; protein product: MPYNEVLVMAIRAATSRERGITSKKMFGGVAFMVDGRMFAGIIKDRLMVRIDPADQDEALAKPHTRPMDFTKRPMPGFIEVEAPAWTKDATLRAWLAQGLAYARAQGPKEAKRAGVARRSRTSSKKSAKR
- a CDS encoding DoxX family membrane protein yields the protein MRAMDLVFLLGRLLFGGFFLLSAVNHFAGTRTLASVAESSGVPFPTFAVIATGGILLLGSISVTLGILPRLGLALIGIFLWAVTPIMHAFWMIDDPQQAMLQTILFLRNVALFGAVLALAAMPTPWPLSVGSHLAKGREERRVGRYV
- a CDS encoding alpha/beta fold hydrolase; its protein translation is MDPASLPIVVREMPFRRTSVEADGVRLNVVDDGPRDAPTLLALHGNPTWSFLWRKLIARGLAEGYRVVAPDLAGFGLSDKPRDPRYYGLARHVANVRRVVESLDVRRATLVLHDWGGPVGMGLAVAAPERVERLVIANTLAFAPKSERSLSAWHAFFASRPGAALGRRFNLVARTAFAFGARRRLDPDVLEAYLAPLRDPGARLAASRFVQMVPDGPSHPEASTLAGYEADYPKLASKPVLVLWADRDPVMPARLAERWRRDFPNAVVRHVSRTAGHFWQEDDPAPFHDAIFA
- a CDS encoding helix-turn-helix domain-containing protein, which codes for MPVTSERIASLQRLGLSEYGARCYLALLDLGTATARDIATLGRVPSAKVYAALDQLHEKGLAGILPEHPRRYNPIPLESYLERLRVEKARELASLDRDAPELASAFRIVGESEVSDKGAVNVVRGRKNVLKTAEQILTSAKVEVLILATPGFAERARAHRDVLMDLVGRKVEVRVLVPPVRGFAALAELLPGISWRVRAHDAEDMGLKSKIVIVDRSKAFVVNFAPDDASLATGKDVGIHTDHRGIVQVIHALVETLWFRSKILTAETIEGGPEPRYFSRVLRSRAEVLSANLDIIDRGARRMTFVRQNPPDTRRGFFKDFFGIFHDRPDMVIASIHRFTRVEELDAYARDGSIPGSWDIAHLDDPGPLRFWIYDDREAFLALRKGALPDSPSVEALADQEDAILHTNNPEMIRALLAEYERMRREARPLAVRAAELQKEGLVRIAVEGAPVDRKA
- a CDS encoding patatin-like phospholipase family protein; amino-acid sequence: MKGLVLSGGGGRGAYEYGVYSALADRGIAFDVISGTSVGAITAAFIASGVEHARIEALWRAMGAFRVAQPRSDVWTLPRWTNLLDTRPLRRFLEDNLDLEAVRTSPTQLRFTAVDVDTGELTVFRNRDVTIDHLLASSAIPILFPMVEVDGRHYWDGGAVANTPIGPAIEAGATEIYTVLLSPMASKPLTPPENLWEAITRLSELRMLGNLKEDIKQAKAVNRIIARGFADPNWRHVDFHVISPSDGLGLLTMLNFSPTKAAHLISRGREDGLAYLGRGEQESALEEVADAEQREDMRARRGRV